The DNA region GCGTTTTTCAAACCATACAACCCGGAACTCCAGGGTTCACAACAAAGAAAATCACTATTAAAAGAATGATACTCAATATCTATAGACAGCAGCAATCTATTAAAGTCTTGCAGAGAAAAGAAAAGTTGCTTAGATTTAAAAATGGTGATTAATGATGACATTAAAAAGCATCAAAACCAGAAGAAGGAAAAAAATCAAGGTTTTATGGTCCTCATGCAAGTCTTGTGGAAATTGGTGGATTTCTTGACTTAATAAACCTACGTTTTATGGTCAATTGAAACCCAGCCACAAAACAACCACACCAAAGAGGCATGCCGTTCTAACCTGCAACACATTTTGTCATCCTCACTAGCTAGTCAACAATTTTACCAGCTAAGACAGAGTGGCAATGCTGGTTGGATTGCCAGACCAGCCTAACTGTCGTAATGATGTGGCAGGGGTTTCAAATCATGACCTGCGCATTGTGACGTAGGCCAAGAAATATAGATTTTGCTGGTACCTATGTCTGTAAAATTTTGTAACCTGTAGGTAACCAGGGCTTTCAAAACGTGGGGTTTTCTAAATTTTGTCTTAAAATGATATAATATGTCTCTACAAAATAGCATTCCATGATTCTTAAAGCGCTTATACAAAAGTTTAAAGCCAGTTATAAATGATCCCAGAAAGTAAATTCAACCAAAAAAAGACCCACTGTACCAAGATTAAAGCTAGGTTGGAGGCAATCTCATTTTCTTTTTTATCCACATGTTTTAATGCCATTATTTTCTTCCCCATAACTTTGGAATCAGCTATGAGCTTAAAACACACATCGTAATCCGATTCATTATGAATACATTGAATTGCATCAAAAAAAACATAGGTTTGTCTTTGGGCGTTCGAAGAGTAAACCTTAGTGAAAGAATTACTAGAAGACTAATGTGTACATTTAATAAATTAAATAATTATAGCTCCTTTCTGTCAAAATAGGTAAGGCGGCCAAAAAAGTTGAAATGGTTATAACAACCCAGAATTTGAGACATTTCATAAAGTAAAATAGGGATATATGGTCAAGAAACCAAACAAGCAGCTTAATAAAGGGCCGCTCATTTAGTGTTTGACCTAGGTTGATCATTCATTTAAAATGTTGGAATGGCCAACCTTCAAATCACAACTAAAGTGATCACAGTTTAATTCAGTAAAATTATTAGAAATACATGATCTTGGTAGTTAACAAGGACGGTGAGCACAATACCAAACAAAGCACTAGTTCAAGTAGAATCTTGGCTATCTTTGCTGTAATCAATAGTAGAATGATAACCGATGTAAGAAAGTTAGACGGTAACACACAACAAGCCCACCCCCCAAAAGCTTGATGGCTCATCTTCATTTACTTATCCTTCTGTACAATACAAACCTCAGGCCATTACTAGGTGAAAACTCTACTGGTGTCATTTCCAGAAGATACACCCAATGTATATTTGCAGCTAAGTTTCAAAAAGTTGACTGCAAGCATTCTAGATGACAACAGAGGTAGTTTATCTTTTAAATGTTCAAGAAAGCATGTGCTCTACTTTAATAACCTTATAACAAGCATCAACACTGTTTTTTAACAAAAATAGAACATTGGGCGAATAAGCCCACCACGCCAATGTATAGTAACAGATTCTCACAATACTCTGTATTAACTATGCATAACTTAACCATCGGCATCATAAGCAATTTTATTCTATATTGTTCTAACATTATACAAGACAATACTCCCTCACCTGTAAATAGTTTATAAGCATTTGGAAGATTGCGCTTTTGAGTGGCATAAAATATGTCATTCCTGGATGAGAGATATAGACCAGGATCAACAATAATTGGCCTTATTTGTCTTGCCCTGGATGCAGAGATAGACAATGTCAATAACTTCCCACCCTAAATTCGTGAGAGAGAAATTAATATTAAAATTGATGAAATGCCCTTACTCCTTCCAACCAATGTAGCTGGTATGCTGAATGAAGTTAAGATCCTTTGGTAAGTATGACAAAACATGCAGAAGGTCTGCAAAAAATTTGATAATCAAGTTAAATTCATAAACTAATACCTTTCCACTAGCTGTCAACAATTAATGACAAATCAGTAACCAAAGCACAATATGAAGCAGTTGCTACTATTCTGAGCTATTGGAAAACCATTAGATTAAAGTAGCAAGTTCCCACTGGTTTGACCTCAATTCACAAATTCATGGGATGTACACAGTACTCACCTAGGCAATATAGCATAAGACTAGAGAACTTAATCTGTTACCCAGCTCAATGAAAACCGATTCTCTCCAGACCAATGCAAAAGAAAAACATTGGTTGACTGAGAACACAAACATTTATTGTGGACAAATTTGGTCACCATTCTCACATAATAATTGCACTATTCCACAGACAAAAAAGAATTGCTTCTAACTATGAATGCTAAACACCCTACCGAAGCTACATTTCATGCAAACACTAACGATCTATGAAAACAAAGTAAATATATGCAAATACACTAGATCTATTAAGAATACATCAACCACGCTAGGGTCCATAACGTGCACAAAAGGGTATTCGAATAGCCGCAGAGAGGAATCACCATCGGGGGTGACGAGCGGGTAGTCCGCGGCGTCGAGGTGCACGAACCAGTCCCATCCCTGGCCGACCCTCAGCAGCAGCGCGGCGCCGTGCAGCGTGGCGGCGAGCGCGGACGCGCCGCGCGGGTTGGCGAACCCGGGGTCCCCGACGACATGGACGTTGTcgcggccgggggcggcgcGCGCATTCCGTGCGAGCCGCGCGCGGTCGGCGTCCGAGGCGGCGCGGTCGAGCAGGAGGAGGTAAGTGTTGCGGGGGTGGTAGGTGGCGAGCAGCAGCCGCAGGAGGCGGTCGGCGTCGCCCGCGGATCCCGCGAGGAGGAACGCGAGCGCGGGCGGGGCCGGGCCGGCGGAGGCGACGGCCGCGGCGGTGACCGGGAGCGGCGCGaggcggggcggtggcggcggcggcggcgaggcagcgggggatgaggaggaggagaggaggtgcaggagcagcaggaggagggaaACGAGGAGGAGGCAGGGGAGCGGGCGGGAGTCCTTGGGGAAGACGCTGGACGGCAGGGCGGagggcgcggccgccgcggcgggttGCATGGGTGGGGAGAGGAGAGATTTCTGGGCTGGTGCTCTCTGCCTCTGCGCGGCGGGAGAGGGAGGGATCTCGCTCGGCCGGGAAGTCGGGGGAGGGAAGAGTAAAGTCTGCCGTGTTTGGTGGGCGGCTGGTGCACTGGCGTGAAACTGATGAGACTAGTCGGGCTGTTCTTCGTTTGGTCGTCGAGTTTGGCATCAGCGCTTTACGTGCGAAAGCCGAAACCTAAACGAGCCTTTTACTTTCCCTTCTGGCTCAAAATCATGTAAAGGAAGTCTATTTCTTTTGCATGGAAATCTGCGTGTATAATGTTATGGGAAAATAGGAAAATAGGGCTTTGTCCTATTGAAATCAGACGACCATGCATGCTATGGGACAGGTTATTTTACAGCATTTGATGGATGAACAAGCATGGTTTTGGTTAAAATTTTATCCCTTGTGCATTAAGTATCCACTTGGTTTTAATTCCCGTCCTAAGTAGAAAAAAAAACGACTTGTCAATTCCAACCATCAAGATCAGATAATAGTACCATGTTGATCTTATATTCTATTTAGAGATGGTTGTGTTTGAAATCCTAAATGAATTGATATATTCCCTATCACCATTGAACCAAAGCTGTTATGCAGTGTGAACGCATTAGTTTGGAAAGAGCAATGGTTAGTAGTACAATATGATTGTGCAGAGTACAGCAATATAGTTGTGTACTTCGACATTAGTCAAGAGTCGAGGATGTATCAAGTGTTCCCGTGCCATCACATGCTCCCATGCTCCCATTTTAAAAAATGCATCAAAATGTGAACAGAAAAATCAACCAAAAATATTTACGAGTAGATGATGCATTGTTACATGTTCATGCCAAACTTGAGTTTGAACAAAGTTTTGTGCAAGGAGAAACAAAAAAGACAAAATTAGCATGCAATTGGGTTGGGGTACTGTTCATATGGGATGTGCAACCCGCACCAGTTGCATTATGATTTTGTCATTGTTGTTTCTAATTGCACAAGATTTTGTTTACACTCGAAAGTTACATGAACATGTAACCAGGGGCAGAACCAGTGGAGATGAAACTAGGTTCCACCCTCCCCCCCTCCTTCGTGGAAGTTCTAAAGCAATCAACAACGGGTCATGGCAAATCTAATATTTGTTCAGCTATTAGCcttttgataaacaattttgGCAATTTGGCCCTCCTTGTTTTTTTTCAAACATTGCATCATCTAGCCATACATATTTTTGTTTGACTTTTTTGTGCACATTTTGATGGATTTATTTCATCGGGAGTACGGGAGCACCTAATGACATGGGAGCACAGGATACTTCTCGTCAAAAGCAATATAAACCCAGTCCAAAGTTTTTCCACCGGACAACACAGCACAGGGAACTTCTCTCGATCCAGTCAGTGATGTCCTGCTAGGCCGCTACTGCTGGTGCACACAATCCAAGCAAACGGCAAGCCCAAGCCCACAACCACACCTCAAGTCATCAACATGCCCCTCGCCCCCTCGGCCGTACCTCCTGTGCCGCCATAAAGACCCATTTGATCCGATCCGAGCGCTGCTCGCAAAAGTAATGTCAGGGCCGTGCGCTGCAACGCCGGCAGAAGCCTGCCCAGTACAGCCAGGATCCTCCGCTCTCTAGTATGATCCGTGACACTGACTGGTGTTGCGACGTCGGAGCCACAACAGTTGCTCGCTTTTGCATTGCAACCGCGCCATGTCCATGTGAGGATCCCTGCAACAAGCTGTGCCTAGTTCTGGGCTTCACAAGTGCACTTGGCAGGCTGCTAGCAGGTTGCCACTTCCGGCTTCCGGGAAAGATGAATGCTAGCGCTGCACTGTCCCTGAACATGATCCGCGTACGGTGCCACGACGGCGGCCATCTTTTCCGCGTATGGCATGGACGAGGGAGTCTGATCTGCCAGCCTCAATCTCGGCGAAATCAAAGCAAAACCTGTCAAAATCGTATGCGCCCAGCAGCATCTAGCCCGGTGAGTGGCGGACTTGTCACGCTCCGGGTATGCTGATTGCTCTTTGATTGACTCTCCATCCCATGCTTTTTGATTGACTATCCTACTGCAGAGGACTAGGAGGAACAGGCGACCTGATAAGCGCTTATCCCATTTCAGCCTGACAGACAAAGCTTGACCATGAATTCCACG from Panicum hallii strain FIL2 chromosome 9, PHallii_v3.1, whole genome shotgun sequence includes:
- the LOC112873060 gene encoding beta-glucuronosyltransferase GlcAT14A-like; this encodes MQPAAAAAPSALPSSVFPKDSRPLPCLLLVSLLLLLLHLLSSSSSPAASPPPPPPPRLAPLPVTAAAVASAGPAPPALAFLLAGSAGDADRLLRLLLATYHPRNTYLLLLDRAASDADRARLARNARAAPGRDNVHVVGDPGFANPRGASALAATLHGAALLLRVGQGWDWFVHLDAADYPLVTPDDLLHVLSYLPKDLNFIQHTSYIGWKEARQIRPIIVDPGLYLSSRNDIFYATQKRNLPNAYKLFTGSSSVILSRKFIEYCIVGTDNLPRTLLMYYTNMPLPHRKYFQTVLCNSPEFNRTVVNHDLHYSTWDTSSKNDPGLLTMADVENMTKSGAAFGTRFPKDDPVLDHIDAEILHRLPGEFVTGGWCIGVGDDSPCDVPGNLDVLRPGSAAAKLAKFLAERLSYRSFYSQQCIWD